The Ipomoea triloba cultivar NCNSP0323 chromosome 14, ASM357664v1 region taatccacaaaatattactatatcTATATTGTCTTtactattttactcttattatttattctttatGCGGACTTAGTTGATTCGGACACTACTTAAGTCAATTAGTcaatcattggtgctttcatttaAACGGGTCGGGTTGAGTCTGACTGGTTTCTTTCACAACATATGATGAACTAGCCTAGCTCGTATGTTGGCAGCTTTACCTAAGTTGAACCAGGGTGAGGAGCTGGCCTTGGACCCCACGCTTTGCCACTTTTTGAAGGTCAAAATGACCCTACGTCACACGAAGGACACCTTGGCAGCATAGGGCGCCCAAGGGGCGAAGGCCCCCAAGGTTGTTCCCCGACCGACAACCATTTCCACCCTAGAGCACATCTTTGGGCTTGGGATGGTGGGTATTGACTTGGTCCATCGACCCAccatgttttaaaaattttgttggaCCTTTTTTAGTGTATAAATTGGTATTGTCTTGGTTTAAGCTAGAGGTGCAAATGTATCGAGCAGCTCACGAGCCACTCGGTCAAAACTCAACTCGAAATCGAGCTAACTAGTTTCATAATCAAACTAAGTTCAAGCTCGATTATTTCAGGCCCGCGACTTGTCAAGCCACTCGCGAGCCATCCCTAATTGGGTTGGACCTAGTTTCCACTTTCCAAGACCCGATCGGTGACCCAAGTGAAATCGGACAGGAACCGGCTCCCTCTCCATGGAGTCACCGTGTCTGTGAGCAGTGGGAAGAAACATCTCATCTCTGCCACCGGAaaccctcttcttcttcttcagagcAAATTACCGCTGCCGCTGCCTCATCTTTCCTTCTTTTCTCGGGCAAGACACAGGGATAGATGATAATAACGTTTCCTTAGCGGCTTTTCTTCTCCGATAGTAGCAGTTTCTCCTCAAATTCAGAGGCGCCTACCAACCGCAGAGACGATAGCTATTTTCTTTTGGATGACCGAAGTGGAGTTCTGACCCATGGAGATAGTCGTTATAATCTTGTGAGTTTTTCTGGAATGGTGATGGTGCCATTGTAGTGCTAAAAGGCCTCTTTTTTGTTAAGAATATTTCTGTATTTTGATGAGTGATATTAGCATTGTGCTTGTATTTTGTAAAGAAGtccattactatatatgtatagagagagagagttaaaGCTTGTTTCTTTGTGCATTTCTGAAGTGGCTTTGCTTCTTGATGCCATAAACTAGTTTATTATAATAGCTTATTATTGTTTCCAGCTCCTTTGTCTTGAATGGATGATTTGCccacaaaattttcaacatcATACCTCTAATCCATGTTACAGATTATAGTGACAAAAAGCAGAAACTCTTCAGCTTACCAAAGTGCTAGCAAGTTGGAAAActtgaacatgtttgtgaagtCCTTGTGTTATCAAGTGGTGCCAAATTTCTCATAGTTTCTGTAAGTTAACATGTCTTCTGCAGAATGTAAAATCTTGGtcagttattttttttattgagctAATACGAGTTGGGGTCCTCCGAGTAGAGTGACAACGTCacgtttagttctaaactttcaatttaaccacCAGTGGTCCTTTTGTTAGTTTAAGGGAAAAGGTAAGATCAAAGatggttaaaattttgaaagttgaagtaCCATaggttaaatttaaaagttaaggaTCACGAGtggttaaattgaaaatttatgaCTAAACGTCGCAATGAAAAAAAGACCGTAATAACGAAAACCAAAATCATGGATAAAAATAggacatttttaaaattgggacaaaaatgagaaaaattcaTTTCCCAAATGCGTTTGTTGTCAGACCCGGTTAAACACAAACGCAAATGGGACTTGCGTATCTCGAGATACGCAAGTAGGACTTGCgaccaaatttaaaaaagaaaaaaaaaggagcatATCTCGAGATACGCAAATTtcatttgtgtttgtgtttgacCAGGTTTGACAACAAACGCATTTGGAAAATGAATTTTTcccatttttgtttcaatttttaaaatgtcttATTTTTGTCCATGGTTTTGGTTTCGTCCTATTACGATCTTTTACCCCTATACATGGAGAGGACCCCaattggtattaactctttatttatttatttaaatatttagaaaagttgtaccttgtggtctagtgacaccctgTTGACACTATAACGATAGTAATATTAAAATCAAATCccaactaatttaattttttacgtTGGATAAGgttgatataatttattattctcAAAATAGCATTATTCGATATTCTAATCTTTGGATGACTTTGAAATTTAAGAAAATTCAAAGAATCGGTTACACATATTATCAATGAAGGTCAGcatcaaaataatttacttgTAGGTAAAGGCATGTCTAAGTCCATGACACGTGGTATTTGATTTATATACCATTGCAATGATAATCTTATAAATAATTGTGATTAGGCTTACTCTGTGGATAGTTTAATTCATATTAGGATTGATTGCCAACTTATTAGGACCATTTcacttataatttttattttattattatttattaggatGACCGTGAATCTTGTGATCAttataggattttttttttttgagtactactgactctgttacaatgtagtatctgttaatagctactttctcaatctactgaagcacaaagagtcaaagttgcctccattgaggctcgaacccactctcatcatccacgTGGAGTGTAAACTGAGATCATtataggataataataatactgttgtaaaaaaaattataggtaATACTccttccgtcccattttacGTGTGTCAACGAGGcttaattgaagttatttttaattgaatttttaataatattaaatttaatattagtatacaaaatttatatatgtataaattatattaaaagtattattaaacacaaaaaattaaatttaaaaataaataaaaatactaaataaaataaacaaagaagaaatagttgatttgaccaGTACTAATAAggagtaagtaggacagataaaatatGACAGAATGAGTAAAagttactccgtaatatttattaCATACAACAAATCAATAATACAAAGTGGGTATTtacaaagaaaattaaagcagCAAGCAAGCGTTGTTATTAATAGAAATAAATAGTAATCATCAGTGATCTAAGTGCACTTTATGTGCAGAAGAGAAATGCTTGAATGAGGCCACCATAGCCGCCTCCGGGTCGGAAAGCGGCTTTGCGGCTTTGCACGGCTTCTCCGACGACTCCTCCGAGTAAAAGCACGGAGCGAAGAACGATCTGCACACTGAAGAATACCGTCGCCGCGCTAACACTTTCTTATCATTACCTTTTCCCATCTCCCCTTCCGATTCCATTGAAAACCTAAAAGGTGCGTGTAAGTTATAGTGGTTGCAGAGTTGCAGTTATttgatgtaatatatatatatatatataggaaactGAAGAGCGCAGCTGAGATTTGATTGCTTAGGGAGCAAGGCTAGCTGTGCTTATTAGTGAATTGAAATTTTCTGAGATAGATGGTCAAACAAAGTggcatattatatattttcttggaATGTTCATCACTATGGGCCACCTCACACCGTTTTTACTTTCTTGCGGAAGAAGAATAAATAGTACTAGGTAACGTGGTCACAAAGTTCTCAAATATTAATGCACCAGTGTGCCAAAGGCCTTGGGGTCAAAGTTGTAGCCCTCCCAAATAAGAGGTCACGGGTTCAATCTCCAGTGGAGGCGTTGGCTTAATTATTTAAGTTTTTGGGAGTCTTTAATTTGGTAAATGACTTATcagtaattttttatatttaaatgtttggTAATTTAACGCTTTAGATTTTGCTCTAAAATGCTACTTTGAGCAGCGTtttggtttatttatttttttaaaacgtcttcaattaaaaaaaaaattagttaaaggAACCCAAACCTCCACTTTAGTTTCTCATCCGATGTGGTACTGGATGTGTAACATTTAAAAAGGACAGTGAGCTCCTCCAATGCCCCTAAGAAACATAAGATTtgattctacatcatcaatttgAAGAGGGGCGTTGAGCTCTTCTTATAGAGGAACTCAATGCCCCTCGTTCTATAAAATGCCAACATCACAAAGAAGAATTGTTTgtctttattattataagttataatcACTCAGAAGCGGCCTGTTGGTAGGCCACCAGCGGTCCACATTGGCCCCGCGGGGTCTACCACTCGCCGATAGGCCGAGATCCGGAGCTAGGGGCTCCAAAGGTGCCCTTTGAGTGAGTTGGGATCTCCAAACATGCTCTTAGTCTCAAAGCCCACTTTCTACTTTCCTAAACGAATTCCCCTCAGGGTACGTttagaaagcaggaaaatgacttctggaaaattagtcattttccgaaaaatagtttgattttcagtgtttggttgcattctgaaaaactgtctttatgtgtttggttcattttccggaaaatgagtacaactatatttctattattttatttaaaatataaaaatatataaactaataatatttattataaataaaataaataaaaataataaaaaaaaacaagaaacgTGTCACTGTTCTGGTTTCGCTGAAAACCAGAGCAACGACCACTGCTCtagtttccggcggaaaccagtccgccggacTGACCCTCTCTCAAGCGATGCCATTCTCTCCcgggcggaaaatgacttccgtccAAATTTggcaaaagtcattttccgccaaaattGACTTATTTTTCCTAGcaaacggaaatcatttttcgttgACTGGATTTCTCTGTGATTGCCAAACACTCAAAGcccgaaaaataatttctgaaaatcatttttcgggctttcaaacacacccttagtccaCTCCTCTCTTACCTAAACGGATTTTCCTTTGGTCAAGCCTACCCCTTGAATTATCTATTGGGCTGTACCCTGGGCCTGGGCCAAtcacttataagttataattataaatgataatttatgtgtaattttattttatttgatatcAAACAAGTTTAAACTAACaaatcttattattaattaaaggaTTAATTCCTTAACAAACATGATCTCCACAAGGAAATGGGGTCCACCAACGCAGCACACTACAAACGTTGAACACAAAAGTGAGGGGGCCAAACACGTGACTTGCCAAACGCTTCATCACCACGTCACCCTCACCCTCTCTACAATCTAACGGCAGCGAAGAGTACCATGGTTAATCTTTAATCAAGCCTGGTTCCCAGCCAACATTTGCGCCTCTTCATATTTAACAGAtagagaaaaacaaaacaaaacaaaaaaagctaAAAGAAAATGGAGTCTATGATTCTATGAAGAGGAAGAGCTAGAAAATAAGTTTACGAATACTTGGAGTATATCATACGATACGGATACATTATACAGAGTAGATTAtgcatagatatatataaacgCAGTGTGAGCGTGAAAGAGAAAGGAATCCGGCACAAGCCGGACGGAGCAATAGATATCCATATACATATACTTCACCTGCTGATTTCCAGAATTTGCCTATAGGAACCTCCGACCAGTGTTGAACGGTCAATGTGGATTCTCGGTGGTCGGAAAATGAGCCGAACAATGGAGCCTGTATACCGATCTCACAGATCCGGCTATCAGGTAACTTTATTCACTCAATCTCTCAAATTTCATTGAGATTtttgccttattattattattattattattattattattattattatttcgtTTTGTATGTTATCAATCACGTTTTCAATGTCGGTACTTCGTTACGAATCACAAAATGCTGATGTTCTGTAGTGAttgatttggaaaaaaaaaagaaattattgttGATGAGTATAGTGGAAATGCCTGTTAAATGAGATTTTATTGTTTCCTACgttgttacggagtattttttacgttataatttttttttttcaatcccGCTATCATCTACTAAATGCTGGAGTTAATATTTAGAGATTGATCAGGTGATATAGAACaagaattattgttattgttgataAGTACATTGATTTTGTTAGAAACAATTGTgtgtttatttataataatagtgTTATCGCGTTTGGTAACATTTAATTAGATTTGGTAACGTGCGGATTGCCTGTAGTTTTGAGTTTTAGGTTTatgaaatacggagtaattgcttggtattaaaaaaaaaattgctagaCATTGATTATAGATTGCAGTGGTAGTAAATGCTTGCTTCTTTAGTATTTAGGAATTTATGTGAGTTAAGAGTTAcagaatatataataaatgaaaaggCTGTTCCAAACAGAGAATCTGAGCCCATCTATGTTCTGTTTATTGAATTATCTCTGGCTGCTTAGTGATTTAGAAGCCTCCTGCTTCAGAACCAAGTCCAATTTATGGGGTCAATCTGAAAATGAGTAGTTGATGTCTATACAGTAGTCCGAATATATTTTTCTGCTACTGTTGTACCATATAAGATTATTGTCTATTTATTGTTCTAGACTAGATCAGAAATATGATTTAGATTTGTTGTTTTCTGCAGATTGGAGTGCACTGATATCACCAATCGTCAGATGACTCCATCCTAGTGTTTGGGATAGTTTCATTTCTCTGTTCTAATTTGTCTTGCTATGACGTCATCTCTCAGGTGTCTCAGATCTGTGTTTTATCACTAGATGATTGTTTATGGCTTGGGTATTTTGTGATTCACTCACAATTGACTTCTGAGTTTGTCATCCAATCAACAGTGCAGAGTAGACTGTCGTTGGCATCACTGTTTTCTCATTGTTAAATTTGGCAATCTTTTCATGTCTCCTAACTTGGACAGTCCTGTTCAGACTCAGATGGCTGTGGCTGTCTGCAAAAGCTCCCTTGGTGGGGGGTATCACAGGAACAAAATGATGGAAGGGAAACCTGCTAGCTGGAGACATGTTTTTGTGCAAACTGAAACTGGTTGTGTAGTGGGCATTGAGTTAGACCTCAGTGACAATGTGATTACTGTGAAAAGAAGGTTGCAGGTTGCCCTTAATTTCCCGACTGAGGAAAGTTGTTTGACATTTGGTGATACCGTGTTGAAGAATGATTTAAGTGCTATTAGGAATTATTCCCCTCTTCTTCTCACTTGGAACTCATTGCATAGAAGTTCATCAACTCCCTGTCTTTCACCTACTGGGAGGGAGATCCAGCAGAGAGATCAAAGTGGTCCTATTGAGATACTGGGTAAGACTAGTAGATTTGCAAAGACAAAACAACTTGTCAAGGAGATTGCTAAAGCAATGAAGGCTGGGATTGAACCCCTCCCTGTTCATGGTGGACTCGGAGGGGCATATTATTTTAGGAATATCAGAGGTCAGAATACTGCCATTATTAAGCCAACAGATGAAGAACCATTTGCACCAAATAATCCAAATGGGTTTGTCGGAAGAACCCTTGGACAACCTGGTTTGAAGAGTTCGGTGAGGGTTGGTGAAACAGGTTTCAGGGAAGTTGCTGCATATCTTCTCGACTATGATCATTTTGCCAATGTGCCTCCCACTGCATTGGTGAAGATTACTCATTCAATTTTTAATGTAAATGATGGTGTGAAGGGGAACAAGCCTCAAAACAAAAAGCAACTTGTCAGCAAAATTGCATCTTTTCAACAGTTCATCCCACATGATTTTGATGCTAATGACCATGGAACCTCTAGCTTCCCAGTTGCTTCTGTTCATCGTATTGGGATATTAGATATTAGGATATTTAACACAGATAGGCATGCAGGAAATATTCTAGTTAGGAAACTTGATGGAGCTGGGAGGTTTGATCAAGTGGAACTCATTCCCATTGACCATGGCCTTTGCCTACCAGAAAGCTTGGAAGATCCATACTTTGAGTGGATTCATTGGCCACAAGCTTCTATTCCATTCTCAGATGATGAGCTTGAGTACATAGATCAGCTTGATCGTCTATGTGACTGTGAGTTGCTGCGAAGTGAGATCCCCATGATTCATGAAGCTTGTCTTCGTGTACTGGTCATTTGCACAATTTTCCTCAAGGAAGCTGCTGCCTATGGCCTGTGCCTTGGAGAGATTGGCAAGATGATGAGCAGGGAATTTCATAGCAGTGAGGAGGAACCAAGCGGGCTGGAGGTATTATGTATCCAGGCT contains the following coding sequences:
- the LOC116004461 gene encoding phosphatidylinositol 4-kinase gamma 7-like; this encodes MSPNLDSPVQTQMAVAVCKSSLGGGYHRNKMMEGKPASWRHVFVQTETGCVVGIELDLSDNVITVKRRLQVALNFPTEESCLTFGDTVLKNDLSAIRNYSPLLLTWNSLHRSSSTPCLSPTGREIQQRDQSGPIEILGKTSRFAKTKQLVKEIAKAMKAGIEPLPVHGGLGGAYYFRNIRGQNTAIIKPTDEEPFAPNNPNGFVGRTLGQPGLKSSVRVGETGFREVAAYLLDYDHFANVPPTALVKITHSIFNVNDGVKGNKPQNKKQLVSKIASFQQFIPHDFDANDHGTSSFPVASVHRIGILDIRIFNTDRHAGNILVRKLDGAGRFDQVELIPIDHGLCLPESLEDPYFEWIHWPQASIPFSDDELEYIDQLDRLCDCELLRSEIPMIHEACLRVLVICTIFLKEAAAYGLCLGEIGKMMSREFHSSEEEPSGLEVLCIQARKLVAEREMFSPKDEVDDEEFQFDIDCEDGHNSTPKLGSLELMTKNHFAFGGGNGCSLLPKLEESVEEEEENEVEEQEDSFISIPVAANYKTISKISKSLKNTFIGEKNLKYPKISGAKQGNGFLATASSGIQSANELLSASVSFVKLADMNEEEWAMFLEKFQELLSPAFAKLKSQTLGHRPLQRLGTSCQF